ATAAAATCAGGCAGAATACCCGTGCTTAGCATCGCCTTGACGATGCACATGAATTCACGGCGATGGCCAATACACAATTTAAAACCAACCGGCTTACCCCCCGAAAGGTCGCGCAGCTGGGCGATAAATTCCATCAGGCCTTTGGGTGTTGAAAATGTGCGATGGGCCGATGGCGAAACGCAGTCAATTCCCATCGGAATGCCGCGTGCCTCGGCGATTTCCTCGGTAATTTTGGCGGCTGGCAACATGCCGCCATGACCGGGCTTTGCCCCCTGGCTCAGCTTGACCTCGATCATTTTGACCTGCGGGTCAGCAGCCGTTTCGGCAAATTTTTCTGGCGAGAACGTGCCATCATCATTGCGGCAGCCAAAATAACCCGATGCCACCTGGTAAATCAGATCCCCTCCGCCCTGGCGATGGTAACGGCTGATGCTACCTTCGCCGGTATCATGGGCAAAGCCACCTTTTTTCGCCCCTTTATTCAACGCCAGAATGGCATTGCCCGACAGGGAGCCAAAGCTCATGGCGGAAATATTGTAAAGGCTGGCATCGTAGGGCTGTTTGCATTGTGAACTGCCGACGCGCACACGAAAATCCTTGTCCGGAATCACGGTGGGTGCCACCGAATGGGTCAGCCAGGCATAGCCAGATGCATAAACATTTTCAATGGTGCCAAAGGGGCGTTTATCCTCGACACCTTTGGCGCGCTGATAGACCAGCCCGCGGGACTGGCGACTGAACGGCAGCTCGTCATGATCGCTTTCGATCATGTATTGGCGGATTTCCGGGCGGAAACTTTCCAGAATAAACCGGATATGCCCGCTTACGGGATAGTTGCGCAGGATGGAATGGCGGGTCTGGCGCAAATCGTGAATGCCGACCAGCACCAGCGCCCCGAATATCACGGCAGGAACCCAGAACCAGACACTGAATGGCAGGCAGCACACCGACACAATGGCTAAAACCGTTACAGCAGCAAGAACCGCGTAACGCTGATACTCGATTAAAGATTTCAAAAGAGCCAGTCCTGTTGAATGAAGCGGGAAAGTGATGGCGCAACAGGTTGCAGCAGCCCTGAAAAACATAACCTTTTCAACGCCCGCCGCAAGCCCTGCCAATCTTCGTTTATTTCGCCGGATGCCTCAACGGGTATATGGCATTTAAAGACATTGGAGGCAAAATTAAACGCAGCTCACGGCCCCCAGCGAAAACGTGGGACGTCAAATCACGCTGATGTTTTTAAACGATCTGATTTGAGAGCGTTCTTCATACGCGCATATAAAACCGCTGGCTCATGCTCCATCGTATGAATCGCGATCCGAACAGCCGGCGCCACAGCAGTATGACCGGATTTGAAATTCTTGATCTGGCTAACCCGGTATCCCAATGCCTGCCCAACCTGTTCATTCGTCAGCTTGAAACGCTTTTGGAAACCCTCGATCAAAACACGTCCATCCTCTTCAGCTTGCTCATCTGCGATACGCCCAAGATTTTCAGCACTAAAGTCCAGCCCGTTTTCCCATTCAATACCATGGCCCCAGTTGATGACACGAACCTTCGCAAAAGCTTCGGGATCATTGGCAAATACGGAAAAATGCCGCGACAACGCAATCAGACCAGATAGATCCGCATTTTGCCGTACCCCGGTCTGCCACTGCAACACCAGCGTAAAGGGCTGTTCTGAAACGGTTATACTTTCAAGACGTTTCATGTTTTCACCTGTCATCCATTATAATCCTGCCAGATCGCCATCAGACGATCCTTATGGGTAATAACGTAAGCACATGCCTGCTTGCCGATCTTTCCTGGCAATTTCCCGGCGAAAACCTCAGCATCGAGTATCCTTATTTTAGCAGCAAAATCAGCGCCAATAACGTGTATGTGCGGCGGATTATGATCACCGAAATACATGTAAATTTTAAAGCTGCCAAAATCCTCGATCGTTGGCATATCACCGCCAGATCATATACAGGCCAACAATAGGCCAATAATTGGCCACCCGCAAGTATGATCGCGCCCAAACAAAAAGCCGCCCGGTTTCCCGGGCGGCAGGTGGTATTAAGGGAGCATCTTGTGATGCCGGGCTGCTGAAGGGAGCAGCCCTGTTGTCGGGTGCTGGTTATCAAAGTCCGAGATGGGGGTCTCAGGCTTTGCCGTAGCCACCACCACCCGGGGTCTCGATGATGAAAACATCACCGGGATTCATTTCGGCACCGTCGGTACCTTTGAGTTCGGTAATCGTGCCATCGGTGCGTTCGACCGCATTACGGCCCAGTTTGCCTGGCTGACCGCCAGCAACGGCCTGCCCCGGCACGCGACGATGATTCGAAAGGATCGATGCCGTCATTTTTTCAAGGAAGCGAATGCGGCGCACGGTGCCGTCCCCGCCCTTGAATTCGCCGTCCCCGCCCGAGCCGGTACGGATACCAAAGCTTTCAAGCAGGACCGGGAAGCGCCATTCCAGCACTTCGGGGTCGGTCAGGCGCGAGTTGGTCATATGGGTGTGAACACCCGACGTGCCGTTATAGCCCGGACCCGCACCGGTACCACCGCAGATGGTTTCGTAATACTGGTGTTCATCATTGCCATAGGTGAAGTTGTTCATGGTGCCCTGGGCACCAGACATCACCCCAAGGGCGGCATAAAGGGCATCGGTGACATGCTGGCTGGTTTCAACGTTACCGGCCACCACGGCTGCCGGATGAACGGGGTTGAGCATCGAGCCTTCCGGCACAATCAGATCAACCGGTTTCAGGCAACCCGCATTCAGCGGAATGTCATCATCAACCAGTGTTCGGAACACATAAAGCACAGCCGCGCGGGTGACCGCCGAAGGGGCATTGAAGTTGTTATCAAGCTGGCTGGACGTGCCGGTGAAATCAACCGTGGCGGAACGGTTGGCCTTATCAATGCTGACCTTGACGCGGACAACGGCACCGTTATCCATTTCATAGGCAAATTCACCATCATTGAGCCCAACCAGAACACGGCGCACACTTTCTTCGGCATTGTCCTGAACGTGTTTCATATAGGCATGAACCACTTCCAGACCGAAATGCTCAACCATCCGGCGCAGTTCCTGAACGCCCTTTTCGTTAGCTGCGATCTGGGCCTGCAGGTCGGCAATGTTCTGATAGGGGTTACGTGCCGGATAGGTCGCCCCTTCCAGAAGGGCGGTCAGCCCGGCTTCATCGAATTTGCCCTGATCAACCAGTTTGAAATTGTCGATCAGAACGCCTTCTTCTTCGAGCACGCGGGAATTGGGCGGCATCGAACCCGGTGTGATCCCGCCAACATCGGCATGATGGCCGCGCGATGCGACATAGAACAGGATGTCTTTGCCAGCATCATCAAAAACCGGGGTAATCGCGGTAATATCGGGCAGATGGGTTCCGCCATTATACGGGTCGTTCAGGATGTAAACGTCACCCGGCTTCATTTTACCGGCATTTTTGGTCATCACCGCCTGAACGGATTCACCCATTGACCCCAGATGCACCGGCATATGCGGGGCATTGGCAATCAAAAGTCCCTGCTGGTCAAACAGCGCGCAGGAGAAATCAAGCCGTTCCTTGATATTGACCGAATAGGACGTATTGGCGAGCGTCACCCCCATCTGTTCGGCAATATTCATGAACAGATTGTTGAAAACTTCCAGCATCACCGGGTCGGCTTCGGTGCCAATAGCTTCGGTGCGTTTAAGCGCAACAACGCGGGTAAGAACGAGGTGATCGCGGCCATTGACCTTGGCTTCCCAGCCCGGATCAATCACGGTGGTACCCACCGGTTCAACAACCACGGCAGGGCCGGTCACAACCGCACCGGGCTTCATGTCTTCGCGTTTATAGAACGGCGTATTATGAGCAACCCCGCCAAACACCACTCGACGGGTGGCAAGTGCGCTGACAGATGCGCTGCTGTCATCAACAGCTTCGGCATCGGGCAGGCTTTCGGTTTCACCAATGGCTTCAACGGCGACGGCCTCGACCACCAGGGGCTTTTCTTCCATCACAAAGCCATAACGCTGTTTGTGCTGGTCTTCAAACTGGGCCTTGATGGCATCGGCGGTACCGAAATCAACGATCAGCGGATTATCGGTGCCGTCATAACGCAGATGCAGTTTTTTCAGCAGGCTGATCTTGTCATCGCCAATGCCCTGTTCGTGCAGTTCGGCACGGGCTTCAGCGCCCAGTTTGTCAAGCTGCTGGTCGAGACTTGCCAACTCGTCAGTTTCAAGGCGGGCTTCTACCGCCTGTTCACGCATGGCACGAATATCGGCCAGGCCCATACCATAGGCCGAGAGAACACCGGCAAAAGGATGAACAAATACGCGGGTCATGCCCAGCGTATCGGCCACCTGGCAGGCATGCTGCCCGCCTGCCCCGCCAAAGCATTGCAGGATATAATCCGATACATCATAGCCGCGCTGCACCGAAATCTGCTTGATCGCATTGGCCATGTTTTCAACGGCAATACGCAGGAAGCCTTCGGCGACTTCTTCGCTGGTCATGTCATTGCCGGTATCGGCCTTGATTTTGGCCGCCATTTCGGCAAAGCGGGTTTTAACGGCTTCATCGTCAAGCGGTTCGTTGCCTTCGGGACCAAAAACCGGCGGGAAGAAATCCGGCTGGACCTTGCCGAGCATGACGTTGATATCGGTCACCGCAAGCTGACCACCACGGCGATAGGCCGCCGGACCGGGGTTGGCACCGGCACTGTCCGGGCCAACGCGGAAACGGGCACCATCAAAATGCAGAATGGAACCGCCACCTGCCGCAACAGTATGGATTTTCATCATCGGGGCGCGCATGCGCACACCGGCAACCTGCGTTTCAAAGTCACGTTCATATTCGCCGTCATAATGCGAAACGTCGGTCGAGGTGCCGCCCATATCGAACCCGATGACCTTGGTGAAGCCATCCATTTCGGCGGTACGCACCATGCCGACAACACCACCCGCCGGGCCGGAAAGAATGGCGTCTTTGCCCTGGAATTTGGAAGCATCGGTCAGACCACCATTGGACTGCATGAACATCAGCTTCACGCCGCCCAGTTCGCCTGCCACCTGGTCAACATAACGGCGCAGAATGGGTGAAAGATACGCATCAACCACCGTGGTATCGCCACGCGACACCAGCTTCATCAGCGGGCTGACTTCGTGGCTGACGGAAACCTGGGTAAAGCCGATATCACGGGCAATTTCGGCAGCGGCAAGTTCATGTGCGCTGTAACGATAGCCATGCATAAAGACAATCGCACAGGCGCGAATGCCATCATCAAAGGCGGTTTGCAGGTCGTAACGCAGCTGGTCGCGGTCCAGCGCGGTAATTTCTTCGCCCTGGGCGTTGAAACGTTCGGATGCCTCGACGACCAGTTCATACAGGCTTTCGGGCAGTTTGATATTACGATCAAACAGACGCGGGCGGTTCTGATAGGCAATGCGCAATGCATCGCGGAAGCCCTTGGTCGTGACCAGAACCGTGCGGTCGCCCTTGCGTTCAAGCAGGGCATTGGTGGCAACGGTGGTGCCCATTTTGACCGCTTCGATTTTTTCGGCCGGGATGGTTTCACCTGCAGCAACGCCCAGAAGGTCGCGGATACCCTGAATGGCAGCATCTTTGTAGCGTTCCGGGTTTTCCGACAGCAGCTTGTGGGTTACCAGCGATCCATCGGGTTTGCGGGCAACGATATCGGTAAAGGTGCCGCCACGGTCCACCCAGAACTGCCATTTGGCGGTATCGACATTGGTGGTTTGGGTCGTATTTTGGTCAAGCGAAGCCATGATGCTTACTCCTTCAGCATCGGAAATTCAGAAATAGCGGGAAAGCGGGACCGGCCGTGCCGGTCGCACAATGCCTAGTTCATTTGCGTCGGCAGCCAGGTGGCAATACCGGGGAAAATCGTGATCAGGGCAACTGCCGCCATCAGCAGGAAGAAAAACGGCAAGGCAGCAACGGCGATATTGAAAAGGTTCTTGCCTGTCAGCCCCTGCAAAACAAACAGGTTAAAGCCAACCGGCGGGGTGATTTGCGACATTTCCACCACCAGCACCAGATAGATGCCAAACCACAGCGCATCGATATTGGCGGCCTGAACCATCGGCAGGATCACCGAGGTCGTCAGCACCACAACCGAAATGCCGTCAAGGAAACAACCCATGACAATGAAAAACAGGGTCAGCATCGCCAGCAGGGCATAAGGCGACAGGTTCATATCCGAGATCAGGCCAGCCAGTTCGCGGGGAATGCCGGTAAAGCCCATTGCGACCGTCAGGATCGAGGCACCCGCCAGAATAAAGCAGATCATGCAGGATGTGCGGGTTGCGCCCATCAGGCCATCAACGAAGCTGGCCCAGTTCAGCGTGCGGCTGAAAGCCGAAAGCACAAGGGCACCAACCACGCCAAAGGCTGCGGCCTCGGTCGGGGTGGCGATACCGCCATAGATTGACCCGATAACGGCCGAGATCAGCAAAATAACCGGAATAAGACGGCCCGATGCACGAACCTTGTCAAGGAACGGAATGCTGGGGGCTGCGGGGGGCATTTTGTCCTTGTGGATGGTGGCCCACACCATGACAAACCCCATAAAAAGCACGATCAGCATGATACCGGGCAAAACACCGGCAATGAACAGGCGCGCAATCGAAAGCTCGGCCGAAACACCATAAACAATCAGAATGATCGACGGCGGAATAAGCAGACCCAGCGTGCCGGACCCGGCAAGGGTGCCAAGGATGAGTTTATCCGCATAACCCTGTTTGCGCAGTTCCGGGATCGACATGCGCCCAATGGTTGCCGCCGTTGCCGCTGATGAACCCGAGACAGCAGCAAAAATACCGCAGCCCAAAATATTGACATGCAACAGACGACCGGGAAGACGGTTCAGCCACGGGGCCAGCCCGGTGAACATGTCTTCGGACAGACGGGAGCGAAACAGGATTTCACCCATCCAGATGAAAAGCGGCAAAGGTGCCAGCGACCAGGTGGCAATGCTGCTCCAGGCGGTGGTTGCCATAACCGGGCCGGTTTGGGCCCCCGAAAAGAATTCAAGACCAATAATGCCAATGGCAAACAGCGACAGTGCAACCCAAAGACCCGCGCCCAGAAACAGGAACAGCAGCGCCATCAGGAAAAGACCGATTTCAAGAACTTCCATGTGACCTACTCCCCTATTCGGTCATGTCGCTGGTTTCGCGATCGGCAAAGACGGTTGCCTGGCCGCGAAGCGTGTCGATCAGCCCTTCAACAAGGGCAAGGGTCAGCATGGCCAGACCAAAGGTCATGGCTGCCTGCGGGATCCAAAGCGGGAAAGCCAGAACACCGGCCGAGGCATCGCCATAGGAAAAGCTTTCTTCGGCCAGAACACCCATCCACCAGGTGAAATAGCCCGCAAGGAACACGGCAAAACCCAGCGTGATCAGATCCATGATCCGGCGCGGCACACCGGAAATATGCCCGACCACCAACAACACCCGAATATGCGAGCCCTGACGCAAAGACGGGCCAAGAGCTAGAAACATGCCCGCGGCAAGCGAAAAGCCTGCCAGTTCATTTGCATCGGGAATAACATGGCCCAGCAGGCGCCCGATGGATTGCGAGAGTATCAGCAGTGCGATCATCACCAGAAACACAGCTGCCAAAATCGACGTTATTCCAAAAAGAATATCCAGTGATTTACGCACAACGATCCCCTTTCCGCCCGGCAGACCCGGTGGTTGACATTAAGAAACAGAATATCATTTTGACGGATGATTGTCCGGGGCGGGGAAAACCCACTGTCCCCGGACAATCCAAGGGAGGATGTTATTTCTTGTAGGCGTCGATGATGGCCTGGCCGGCATCGCCGGTTTCCTTGAGCCAGTCAGCAACCATCTGGTCGCCAGCTTTGGCAAGGCCATCTTTCAGTTCTGCACTCGGTGCCGCAACATTCATGCCGTTTTCTTTGAGGATGGCTTTCTTGGCTTCGGCTTCATCCATGCTCATTTTCCAGCCGCGTTCTTCGGCCTTGGCTGCAGCATCCATCACGGCTTTCTGGGCATCGGCCGAAAGTTTGCCAAAGGATTTGGCATTCACGATGACCATGTTTTTGGGCAACCATGCCTGCACGTCATAGAAATTATCAACAAAGTCCCAGGCCTTGGAATTGGCGCCGGTCGAAGGTGACGTGATCATGGCTTCGACAATACCGGTTGCAAAGGCCGTCGGAATTTCAGGAACTTCAACCTGGGTTGCAACCATGCCGGTCAGCTGGGCAAGCTGCGAGGTGGTGGTGTTATAGGCACGGAATTTCAGACCTTTAAGATCTTCAACCGAATTGACTTCCTTGGCGGTGTAAAGGCCCTGTGCCGGCCACGGAACAGCATAAAGAACTTTAAGACCGTCTTTTTCCAGTTTGGCTTCGATGGCGCTGCGCGAAACATCCCACAGTTTCTTCGCATCGTCATAGCTGGTTGCCAGGAACGGAATGGCATCGACGGTGTAGATCGGGTCTTCGTTAGCCAGCAGCGAAATCAGAACTTCCCCAATCGGAACCAGACCACGCTGGACCGAACGTTTGATTTCAGCGTGTTTGAACAGCGAACCACCGGAATGAACGGTCAGTGCCAGTTCGCCATTGGTGGCAGCTTCAACATCCTTGGCAAATTCCATGATGTTCTGGGTGTGGAAAGTCGCATCAGGATACGGAGTTGCCATATCCCACTTTTCAGCGGCCATTGCGGCCCCGGCCGAAAAGGTCATCGCAGCGACGGCAACAGCCGAAAGCGCCTTTTTAAACATTTTATCAGTCTCCCATTTTTTGGTTTTCAGATCAGCCTTCCAACAAAACGGTTACATTTTATCGTTATTTTG
The window above is part of the Thalassospira marina genome. Proteins encoded here:
- a CDS encoding FMN-binding glutamate synthase family protein encodes the protein MKSLIEYQRYAVLAAVTVLAIVSVCCLPFSVWFWVPAVIFGALVLVGIHDLRQTRHSILRNYPVSGHIRFILESFRPEIRQYMIESDHDELPFSRQSRGLVYQRAKGVEDKRPFGTIENVYASGYAWLTHSVAPTVIPDKDFRVRVGSSQCKQPYDASLYNISAMSFGSLSGNAILALNKGAKKGGFAHDTGEGSISRYHRQGGGDLIYQVASGYFGCRNDDGTFSPEKFAETAADPQVKMIEVKLSQGAKPGHGGMLPAAKITEEIAEARGIPMGIDCVSPSAHRTFSTPKGLMEFIAQLRDLSGGKPVGFKLCIGHRREFMCIVKAMLSTGILPDFIVVDGKEGGTGAAPVEFANRVGMPMHEGLTFVHNALRGAGIRNEIKIGAAGKIVSAFDIAQVLALGADWCNAARGFMFALGCIQAQSCHTNKCPVGIATQDPVRQRAVDVGDKSDRVARFHHNTLHALAEITGAAGLSDPRNFMPYHFMFRQKDNEFLDGNEMYPYLPEGFLVSGPEIPELSDWHSRWDRASAETFAPSEIPFGPFKRRDMVHST
- a CDS encoding DUF2442 domain-containing protein yields the protein MKRLESITVSEQPFTLVLQWQTGVRQNADLSGLIALSRHFSVFANDPEAFAKVRVINWGHGIEWENGLDFSAENLGRIADEQAEEDGRVLIEGFQKRFKLTNEQVGQALGYRVSQIKNFKSGHTAVAPAVRIAIHTMEHEPAVLYARMKNALKSDRLKTSA
- a CDS encoding DUF4160 domain-containing protein — its product is MPTIEDFGSFKIYMYFGDHNPPHIHVIGADFAAKIRILDAEVFAGKLPGKIGKQACAYVITHKDRLMAIWQDYNG
- a CDS encoding hydantoinase B/oxoprolinase family protein, with the translated sequence MASLDQNTTQTTNVDTAKWQFWVDRGGTFTDIVARKPDGSLVTHKLLSENPERYKDAAIQGIRDLLGVAAGETIPAEKIEAVKMGTTVATNALLERKGDRTVLVTTKGFRDALRIAYQNRPRLFDRNIKLPESLYELVVEASERFNAQGEEITALDRDQLRYDLQTAFDDGIRACAIVFMHGYRYSAHELAAAEIARDIGFTQVSVSHEVSPLMKLVSRGDTTVVDAYLSPILRRYVDQVAGELGGVKLMFMQSNGGLTDASKFQGKDAILSGPAGGVVGMVRTAEMDGFTKVIGFDMGGTSTDVSHYDGEYERDFETQVAGVRMRAPMMKIHTVAAGGGSILHFDGARFRVGPDSAGANPGPAAYRRGGQLAVTDINVMLGKVQPDFFPPVFGPEGNEPLDDEAVKTRFAEMAAKIKADTGNDMTSEEVAEGFLRIAVENMANAIKQISVQRGYDVSDYILQCFGGAGGQHACQVADTLGMTRVFVHPFAGVLSAYGMGLADIRAMREQAVEARLETDELASLDQQLDKLGAEARAELHEQGIGDDKISLLKKLHLRYDGTDNPLIVDFGTADAIKAQFEDQHKQRYGFVMEEKPLVVEAVAVEAIGETESLPDAEAVDDSSASVSALATRRVVFGGVAHNTPFYKREDMKPGAVVTGPAVVVEPVGTTVIDPGWEAKVNGRDHLVLTRVVALKRTEAIGTEADPVMLEVFNNLFMNIAEQMGVTLANTSYSVNIKERLDFSCALFDQQGLLIANAPHMPVHLGSMGESVQAVMTKNAGKMKPGDVYILNDPYNGGTHLPDITAITPVFDDAGKDILFYVASRGHHADVGGITPGSMPPNSRVLEEEGVLIDNFKLVDQGKFDEAGLTALLEGATYPARNPYQNIADLQAQIAANEKGVQELRRMVEHFGLEVVHAYMKHVQDNAEESVRRVLVGLNDGEFAYEMDNGAVVRVKVSIDKANRSATVDFTGTSSQLDNNFNAPSAVTRAAVLYVFRTLVDDDIPLNAGCLKPVDLIVPEGSMLNPVHPAAVVAGNVETSQHVTDALYAALGVMSGAQGTMNNFTYGNDEHQYYETICGGTGAGPGYNGTSGVHTHMTNSRLTDPEVLEWRFPVLLESFGIRTGSGGDGEFKGGDGTVRRIRFLEKMTASILSNHRRVPGQAVAGGQPGKLGRNAVERTDGTITELKGTDGAEMNPGDVFIIETPGGGGYGKA
- a CDS encoding TRAP transporter large permease, whose protein sequence is MEVLEIGLFLMALLFLFLGAGLWVALSLFAIGIIGLEFFSGAQTGPVMATTAWSSIATWSLAPLPLFIWMGEILFRSRLSEDMFTGLAPWLNRLPGRLLHVNILGCGIFAAVSGSSAATAATIGRMSIPELRKQGYADKLILGTLAGSGTLGLLIPPSIILIVYGVSAELSIARLFIAGVLPGIMLIVLFMGFVMVWATIHKDKMPPAAPSIPFLDKVRASGRLIPVILLISAVIGSIYGGIATPTEAAAFGVVGALVLSAFSRTLNWASFVDGLMGATRTSCMICFILAGASILTVAMGFTGIPRELAGLISDMNLSPYALLAMLTLFFIVMGCFLDGISVVVLTTSVILPMVQAANIDALWFGIYLVLVVEMSQITPPVGFNLFVLQGLTGKNLFNIAVAALPFFFLLMAAVALITIFPGIATWLPTQMN
- a CDS encoding TRAP transporter small permease; this translates as MRKSLDILFGITSILAAVFLVMIALLILSQSIGRLLGHVIPDANELAGFSLAAGMFLALGPSLRQGSHIRVLLVVGHISGVPRRIMDLITLGFAVFLAGYFTWWMGVLAEESFSYGDASAGVLAFPLWIPQAAMTFGLAMLTLALVEGLIDTLRGQATVFADRETSDMTE
- a CDS encoding TRAP transporter substrate-binding protein translates to MFKKALSAVAVAAMTFSAGAAMAAEKWDMATPYPDATFHTQNIMEFAKDVEAATNGELALTVHSGGSLFKHAEIKRSVQRGLVPIGEVLISLLANEDPIYTVDAIPFLATSYDDAKKLWDVSRSAIEAKLEKDGLKVLYAVPWPAQGLYTAKEVNSVEDLKGLKFRAYNTTTSQLAQLTGMVATQVEVPEIPTAFATGIVEAMITSPSTGANSKAWDFVDNFYDVQAWLPKNMVIVNAKSFGKLSADAQKAVMDAAAKAEERGWKMSMDEAEAKKAILKENGMNVAAPSAELKDGLAKAGDQMVADWLKETGDAGQAIIDAYKK